From one Effusibacillus pohliae DSM 22757 genomic stretch:
- the yhbH gene encoding sporulation protein YhbH: MTRPNFTLSREDWSLHRKGHQDQLRHQEKVREALKKNLADLITEESIIMSDGKQILKVPIRSLDEYRFRFNYNKQPHGGQGDGTSKEGDVLGRDGDLKPGPGQGEGAGDQPGIDYYEAEVTVEELQTILFENMELPNLKQKLQDEITVTDIRFNDIRKKGLTGNIDKKRTIMETLKRNALQGQPGIHKISPDDLRYKTWEEIRVPRSNAVVLAMMDTSGSMGTFEKYIARSFFFWMVRFLRSKYEHVDIQFIAHHTEAKIVTEDEFFTKGESGGTICSSAYQLALDLVQNRYHPDRYNVYPFHFSDGDNLTSDNEKCVRLIRQLCSICNLFGYGEVNHYN, from the coding sequence CAGGAGAAAGTGCGCGAGGCACTGAAGAAAAATCTGGCCGACCTGATCACCGAAGAAAGCATCATCATGTCAGATGGAAAGCAGATTCTCAAAGTCCCCATCCGTTCTCTGGATGAGTACCGTTTTCGCTTCAACTACAACAAACAGCCGCATGGCGGGCAGGGCGACGGAACGTCGAAGGAGGGTGACGTCCTCGGGCGTGACGGCGATCTGAAACCCGGTCCCGGCCAGGGAGAAGGCGCCGGCGACCAGCCGGGCATCGATTACTATGAAGCGGAAGTGACGGTCGAAGAGTTGCAAACCATTTTGTTCGAAAATATGGAACTGCCCAATCTGAAACAAAAATTGCAGGATGAAATCACCGTGACCGACATCCGGTTTAACGACATCCGCAAAAAAGGGCTGACCGGCAACATCGACAAAAAGCGGACGATCATGGAAACCCTCAAGCGCAACGCCCTGCAGGGGCAGCCCGGCATCCACAAAATCAGCCCGGACGACCTGCGGTACAAAACCTGGGAGGAAATTCGCGTGCCCCGCAGCAACGCGGTCGTACTGGCGATGATGGACACGTCCGGTTCGATGGGAACGTTCGAAAAATATATCGCCCGCAGCTTCTTTTTCTGGATGGTGCGGTTTTTGCGCAGCAAATACGAGCACGTCGACATCCAGTTTATCGCTCACCATACGGAAGCGAAGATTGTTACGGAAGACGAGTTTTTCACCAAAGGGGAAAGCGGCGGCACGATCTGTTCCTCCGCCTACCAGTTGGCGCTCGATCTGGTGCAAAACAGGTATCATCCCGATCGTTATAACGTCTACCCGTTTCATTTCTCAGATGGTGACAACCTGACTTCCGACAATGAAAAATGCGTCCGCCTCATCCGGCAACTCTGTTCGATATGCAACCTTTTCGGCTATGGGGAAGTGAATCATTATAACTAA
- a CDS encoding recombinase family protein encodes MSYPTDLTHVAVYLRKSRADIEAEARGEGETLSKHRRALFELAKKYRYTITDVYEEIVSGERIIDRPEMQRLLHAVQEGRYNAVLCMDIDRLGRGNLVDQGLIQDAFKASRTLIITPRKVYDLQDEMDEEWSEFEAFMARRELKIITRRLQRGRRQSAAEGRSISKKPPYGYLRDENLKLYPDPESAPVVKMIFDMALKGEGRKAIANKLTDLGIPSPAGKSRWDLSTISEILKNPVYLGHIVWGRVSYRKDPSGGGYTRTRVSRDAWIVKEHAHEPLVDEETFQQVRELAKKKQPRVPKEKELSNPLATLVFCSECGHAMRRLPTYNRPYNRLMCGTYGCTTRGARFEIVEERLIQILRDMLSGFQADEQMNVAKPRKRYALLELTERKIEGLLGSIEELQKQRNNLHDLLERGIYDVDTFLERNRIVSDRLEQAQDELEKANEELAYLREQEQRQEQIVPKMTRVLEAYEKAETAKEKNDLLKEIVEKVIYVRPQEWKDVDRFDLEVYLRF; translated from the coding sequence GAACTGGCCAAGAAGTACCGCTACACCATAACAGACGTCTACGAGGAGATCGTGAGCGGCGAGCGGATCATCGACCGACCGGAGATGCAACGGCTTCTTCACGCCGTGCAGGAGGGCAGATACAACGCCGTACTCTGCATGGATATCGACCGTTTGGGCCGCGGTAACCTGGTCGATCAGGGACTCATCCAGGACGCGTTCAAAGCCTCCAGGACGCTCATAATCACCCCGCGAAAGGTATATGACCTGCAGGATGAAATGGACGAGGAATGGTCCGAATTTGAGGCTTTCATGGCACGCCGGGAACTGAAGATCATTACCCGCCGCCTGCAGCGTGGCCGCCGACAGAGCGCGGCGGAAGGCCGGAGCATTTCCAAAAAGCCGCCCTATGGGTACCTGCGCGACGAGAACCTAAAACTGTACCCGGATCCTGAATCGGCACCGGTGGTAAAAATGATCTTTGACATGGCGCTGAAGGGTGAGGGCCGGAAAGCGATCGCAAACAAACTCACCGATCTTGGCATTCCCTCGCCGGCGGGGAAAAGCCGGTGGGATCTGTCAACCATCAGTGAGATCCTCAAGAACCCAGTTTACCTCGGACATATCGTGTGGGGGCGCGTGAGCTACCGTAAAGACCCTTCTGGCGGCGGTTACACCAGGACTAGAGTCAGTCGGGACGCATGGATCGTGAAAGAGCATGCTCATGAGCCGCTGGTGGACGAGGAGACGTTTCAACAGGTACGGGAACTCGCCAAAAAGAAGCAGCCCCGCGTGCCGAAGGAAAAGGAGTTGTCCAATCCTCTGGCAACTCTTGTTTTCTGTAGCGAATGCGGGCACGCCATGCGGCGGCTCCCAACATACAACCGGCCGTATAATCGTCTTATGTGCGGAACTTACGGCTGCACCACCCGCGGGGCGCGCTTTGAGATCGTGGAGGAACGCCTAATCCAGATCTTGCGTGACATGCTATCCGGATTTCAGGCGGACGAGCAGATGAACGTCGCCAAGCCGCGAAAACGATACGCCCTGCTCGAGCTGACGGAACGAAAGATCGAGGGGTTGCTGGGCAGCATCGAAGAACTGCAGAAACAGAGGAACAACCTGCACGATCTCCTGGAACGGGGGATATACGATGTGGATACGTTTCTGGAACGTAACCGGATCGTCAGCGACCGGTTGGAGCAGGCGCAGGATGAACTGGAGAAGGCCAACGAAGAACTGGCCTATCTGAGAGAGCAGGAACAGCGGCAGGAACAGATCGTTCCGAAAATGACACGGGTGTTGGAAGCCTACGAGAAAGCAGAAACGGCCAAAGAAAAAAACGACCTGCTGAAAGAGATCGTGGAAAAGGTCATTTATGTCCGGCCGCAGGAATGGAAAGATGTCGATCGGTTCGATTTGGAAGTGTATTTGCGGTTTTGA